In one Sulfitobacter sp. LCG007 genomic region, the following are encoded:
- a CDS encoding helix-turn-helix domain-containing protein yields MAIARAKNKLRGKQPKLSERQSHELRRMYDTGEYSVSDLAEVFSVSRPTVYRRLQRVPGVG; encoded by the coding sequence ATGGCCATCGCGCGGGCCAAGAACAAACTGCGCGGCAAGCAGCCCAAACTCTCCGAGCGCCAATCCCACGAATTGCGCCGCATGTACGACACCGGTGAGTATTCCGTCAGTGACCTGGCGGAGGTGTTTTCCGTGTCGCGACCGACTGTCTATCGGAGATTGCAAAGGGTGCCGGGCGTGGGGTAG